From Methanomassiliicoccales archaeon LGM-RCC1, one genomic window encodes:
- a CDS encoding NAD(P)-dependent glycerol-1-phosphate dehydrogenase gives MEKDFLKAKMVEFPRNVIAGHDVLSSVRDICVNIHSGTTGTIITGENTDIAAGKAVRSYLDGYDIDTCITGNATAENIESTKDQILEHGSTFILAVGGGSKIDIAKILSLQLNIPFLSIPTSAAHDGIASNRASIKSEKGSKSIAGASPMGVIADTSIISKASYRSLASGCADVLSNFSSLRDWKLAYNLKDESFSRSAYSFAMFSAESMMDAADYIRPHLEESVWLAIKPIIVSGISMCIAGSSRPTSGSEHMISHTIDMMYPGRAMHGEQCGVASIITTYLQKGDWEELKHALVKIGAPTKASELNLSDEEFIDAVCNAHKIRKDRFTILGDKGVPRDVVEDVCIRTGVI, from the coding sequence ATGGAAAAGGACTTCTTGAAGGCCAAGATGGTGGAGTTCCCACGCAATGTGATAGCAGGGCATGACGTGCTGAGCAGCGTCAGGGACATCTGCGTCAACATCCACTCGGGGACCACAGGGACCATCATTACCGGAGAGAACACCGATATCGCCGCCGGGAAAGCTGTGAGAAGCTATCTGGACGGATACGACATCGACACCTGCATAACTGGAAACGCCACCGCTGAGAACATCGAATCTACCAAGGATCAGATCCTTGAGCACGGTTCGACATTCATCCTTGCGGTTGGAGGCGGAAGCAAGATCGACATCGCGAAGATCCTGTCGCTCCAGCTCAACATCCCGTTCCTCAGCATACCGACTTCTGCTGCCCACGACGGAATAGCGTCAAACAGGGCATCGATCAAATCCGAGAAGGGCTCCAAATCCATAGCTGGAGCATCCCCTATGGGGGTCATCGCCGACACCTCCATCATTTCTAAGGCATCGTACCGCTCACTCGCATCGGGATGTGCGGACGTGCTGTCCAACTTCAGTTCATTACGCGACTGGAAGCTTGCGTACAACCTAAAGGATGAGTCCTTCAGCAGATCCGCATACTCCTTCGCAATGTTCTCCGCCGAGTCCATGATGGATGCCGCGGATTACATCAGGCCTCACCTGGAAGAGAGCGTCTGGCTGGCGATCAAGCCCATCATCGTATCGGGGATTTCAATGTGCATAGCAGGAAGTTCCAGGCCCACCAGCGGTTCCGAGCACATGATCTCCCACACGATCGACATGATGTATCCCGGAAGGGCGATGCACGGTGAGCAGTGCGGAGTCGCTTCCATAATCACCACATATCTCCAGAAGGGAGACTGGGAAGAGCTCAAGCATGCCCTTGTGAAGATCGGAGCGCCAACAAAGGCATCAGAACTGAACCTCTCGGATGAGGAGTTCATAGATGCCGTGTGCAATGCCCACAAGATACGCAAGGACAGGTTCACCATCCTTGGTGATAAGGGTGTTCCCCGTGATGTCGTCGAGGACGTGTGCATAAGAACGGGGGTCATCTGA
- the purC gene encoding phosphoribosylaminoimidazolesuccinocarboxamide synthase: MQHIMTGKVKEVYKVDDDTLEFAYTNNISVFDKIIPSQVPHKGETLCRTAKYWFTLLTKEGINNHYISEPSPDRMRVKRVDIIRDYSKINGSTTNYLIPLEVICRYYAAGSLMDRIKDGKVKETDLGFPAGHVVKEGEKLPKPFIECTTKLEAHDENLTDEEAKKMAGLSDEEFEEIKRTVLKIDAIIDRECSKRGLIHCDGKKEFAFDKNRKLMVIDTFGTLDEDRWWDADEYAKGNIVQLSKEFVRQYYRETGYHKALYDARAKGEPEPDIPALPQEIVDRVSKLYVDMFERITGEKF, translated from the coding sequence ATGCAGCACATTATGACCGGAAAGGTCAAAGAAGTGTACAAAGTGGACGATGACACGTTGGAGTTCGCATACACCAACAACATCTCCGTTTTCGACAAGATCATCCCCTCGCAGGTCCCCCACAAGGGTGAGACACTCTGCAGGACCGCGAAGTACTGGTTCACACTCCTGACGAAGGAAGGCATCAACAACCATTACATCAGCGAGCCCTCCCCCGACAGGATGAGGGTCAAGAGGGTCGACATCATCAGGGATTACAGCAAGATCAACGGTTCCACGACCAACTACCTGATCCCCCTCGAGGTCATCTGCAGGTACTATGCAGCAGGATCCCTCATGGACAGGATCAAGGATGGAAAGGTCAAGGAGACCGATCTCGGATTCCCCGCAGGACACGTAGTGAAGGAGGGAGAGAAGCTCCCCAAACCCTTCATCGAGTGCACAACGAAGCTGGAGGCCCACGACGAGAACCTCACGGATGAGGAGGCCAAGAAGATGGCCGGACTCTCTGATGAGGAGTTCGAGGAGATCAAGAGGACCGTCCTCAAGATCGATGCTATCATCGACAGGGAGTGCTCCAAGAGGGGACTCATCCACTGCGACGGAAAGAAGGAGTTCGCCTTCGACAAGAACAGGAAGCTGATGGTCATAGACACATTCGGAACATTGGACGAGGACCGCTGGTGGGACGCAGACGAGTACGCCAAGGGTAACATCGTGCAGCTCTCCAAGGAGTTCGTCCGCCAGTACTACCGCGAGACCGGTTACCACAAGGCTCTCTATGACGCACGTGCGAAAGGCGAGCCCGAACCGGACATCCCCGCTCTTCCTCAGGAGATCGTCGACCGCGTGAGCAAGCTCTACGTCGACATGTTCGAGAGGATCACCGGCGAGAAGTTCTGA
- a CDS encoding adenylosuccinate synthase, producing MPSLAIIGSQWGDEGKGKLTDYLDEKSDLIVRFQGGNNAGHTIIVDDKVFKLHGLPSGVVRPGKLAVIGNGVVVNLEELSDEINQVIENGGSIDGLRISDRAHLIMGYHKKLDGAEEKYRGKNNVGTTKKGIGPTYQDKIARIGFRAGDLLEDDLLKEKISFILPYKKDLMKMMDAEQCCCTTESLYNKMVGWRDQIGKYICDTSVLINEALDANKKVVFEGAQGAMLDIDHGTYPYVTSSATCGGGICTGSGVAPNRIDKVVGIVKAYTTRVGEGPFVSEIHDDFGVELQKKGGEFGVTTGRGRRCGWLDLVVVEHASRLCGFTSLGITKIDVLNDIPELPVCVAYEIDGEEVKHFPASIAKLNRAKPIYENFKGWKGWSNTMDVVKAGYDNLPGEMREYIEFIEKYLKVPADLISLGPDRDETIDRKKDWWN from the coding sequence ATGCCGAGTCTAGCTATCATCGGCTCCCAGTGGGGAGACGAAGGGAAAGGAAAGCTCACAGATTATTTGGACGAGAAATCGGACCTCATCGTACGTTTCCAGGGCGGGAACAACGCGGGACACACAATCATCGTCGATGACAAGGTGTTCAAGCTGCACGGACTCCCCTCGGGTGTCGTGAGGCCGGGAAAGCTCGCGGTCATCGGAAACGGTGTCGTCGTCAACCTGGAGGAGCTCAGCGACGAGATCAACCAGGTCATCGAGAACGGCGGATCCATCGACGGGCTGAGGATCTCGGACAGGGCCCACCTCATCATGGGATACCACAAGAAGCTGGACGGAGCCGAGGAGAAGTATCGCGGAAAGAACAACGTCGGTACCACCAAGAAGGGAATCGGTCCGACCTACCAGGACAAGATAGCGAGGATCGGATTCAGGGCCGGCGACCTGCTGGAGGACGATCTCCTGAAGGAGAAGATCTCATTCATCCTCCCTTACAAGAAGGACCTCATGAAGATGATGGACGCCGAGCAGTGCTGCTGCACAACAGAATCCCTGTACAACAAGATGGTCGGATGGAGGGATCAGATAGGCAAGTACATCTGCGACACATCCGTTCTGATCAACGAGGCACTCGATGCCAACAAGAAGGTCGTGTTCGAAGGCGCTCAGGGAGCTATGCTGGACATCGACCACGGAACATACCCCTACGTTACATCCTCGGCTACATGCGGAGGAGGAATCTGCACCGGATCCGGAGTGGCACCCAACAGGATCGACAAAGTCGTAGGAATCGTGAAGGCATACACCACCCGTGTCGGTGAGGGACCGTTCGTATCGGAGATCCACGACGACTTCGGAGTCGAGCTCCAGAAGAAAGGAGGAGAGTTCGGAGTCACAACCGGCAGGGGAAGGAGATGCGGATGGCTGGACCTCGTTGTCGTCGAGCATGCTTCCAGGCTCTGCGGATTCACATCCCTCGGAATCACCAAGATCGATGTCCTCAACGACATCCCCGAGCTTCCCGTCTGCGTCGCATACGAGATCGATGGAGAGGAGGTCAAGCACTTCCCCGCTTCCATCGCCAAGCTCAACAGAGCCAAGCCCATCTACGAGAACTTCAAGGGATGGAAGGGCTGGAGCAACACTATGGATGTAGTCAAGGCAGGCTACGACAACCTCCCCGGCGAGATGAGGGAGTACATCGAATTCATCGAGAAGTACCTGAAGGTACCCGCTGATCTCATCAGCCTCGGACCTGACAGGGATGAGACCATCGACCGCAAGAAGGATTGGTGGAACTGA
- a CDS encoding flavodoxin family protein: MARVSIICGTADRSGTTHSMCFHASRFLKGKGFDVDMLLPSEMDIGHCRDCDSCSSGECIIQDDMARIYSSVSSADLLILATPIHFSGPSSILKTVMDRFQPYWSNKSLPHPEYCLLMMCGGSENPDFSITEKIVRAFCITMGMELLGNLGIPHTDKGVEDLQEKVESFLRITEDMEI; this comes from the coding sequence ATGGCCAGAGTGTCTATAATCTGCGGTACAGCAGACAGGTCAGGGACCACGCATTCCATGTGCTTCCATGCTTCCAGATTCCTGAAGGGGAAGGGTTTCGATGTGGACATGCTGCTTCCTTCGGAGATGGACATCGGCCACTGCCGCGATTGCGACAGCTGCAGTTCCGGGGAATGCATAATCCAAGACGATATGGCCAGGATATATTCGTCGGTGTCTTCCGCGGATCTCCTGATTCTCGCGACACCTATCCATTTCAGCGGACCATCGTCCATATTGAAGACCGTAATGGACCGCTTCCAGCCCTATTGGAGCAACAAGTCCCTGCCCCATCCGGAATACTGTCTTCTGATGATGTGCGGCGGTAGCGAGAATCCGGATTTTTCGATCACAGAGAAGATCGTCCGTGCATTCTGCATAACCATGGGCATGGAGCTGCTAGGAAATCTGGGGATCCCCCACACAGATAAGGGTGTGGAAGATCTGCAGGAGAAGGTCGAATCCTTCCTGAGGATCACAGAAGATATGGAGATATGA
- a CDS encoding tRNA (guanine(26)-N(2))-dimethyltransferase has protein sequence MPDGIIIHEGSTDILVPELHSAGGPGKIQGGVFFNEQMAFNRDVSVMLLRAVGRDLTVADAMTATGSRAVRIANEVKGTQVTANDISPDAIPFITANIGLNNLDNCWSSNRNLHSLFAEETFDYVDLDPFGSPAPFVQSAILGCRKRGILAITATDTAPLAGAHAPKCRRRYQSEPVRGYMCHEGGLRILMSSIARELAKFDRGMKPLLSFYADHYFRTYIQVEEGAEKADQMMSQLGYMEYNMETLERSTSQHYDPTHKYGPFWLGPLHDQEFVSKMDPTGMAAEKRCTKYLDLWKNELDSEVFVYDMSELSSHIKMSPAKLADFIDLMNTNGKASFTHICPTSFKTDLPLKDIIALYKECSPDSKK, from the coding sequence ATGCCTGACGGTATCATCATCCACGAAGGATCCACAGATATCCTGGTGCCGGAATTGCATTCTGCCGGAGGCCCAGGCAAGATACAGGGCGGAGTTTTCTTCAACGAACAGATGGCATTCAATCGCGACGTGAGCGTAATGCTCCTTCGCGCTGTCGGAAGGGATCTGACAGTAGCCGATGCAATGACGGCTACAGGCTCCAGAGCAGTGAGGATAGCTAACGAGGTCAAAGGTACGCAGGTAACGGCCAACGACATCAGCCCCGACGCCATCCCTTTCATAACTGCCAACATCGGTCTGAACAATCTGGACAACTGCTGGTCATCAAACCGCAACCTACATTCGCTCTTCGCGGAGGAGACGTTCGACTATGTCGATCTAGATCCCTTCGGCTCACCTGCCCCGTTCGTTCAATCGGCTATCCTTGGATGTAGGAAAAGAGGGATTCTAGCAATCACCGCTACGGATACCGCTCCTCTTGCCGGCGCACATGCGCCCAAATGCAGGCGCAGATACCAGTCAGAGCCTGTTAGGGGCTACATGTGCCATGAAGGCGGCCTGCGCATCCTAATGAGTTCCATCGCCAGGGAGCTCGCCAAGTTCGACAGGGGCATGAAACCGCTGCTTTCGTTCTATGCGGACCACTACTTCCGCACATACATCCAGGTCGAAGAAGGAGCCGAGAAGGCCGACCAGATGATGTCGCAGCTCGGATACATGGAGTACAACATGGAGACTCTGGAGAGGTCCACCTCCCAGCATTACGACCCGACCCATAAGTACGGCCCGTTCTGGTTGGGCCCACTGCACGACCAGGAATTCGTCTCGAAGATGGACCCTACAGGCATGGCTGCGGAGAAGAGATGCACAAAGTACCTGGACCTTTGGAAGAACGAGCTCGATTCCGAGGTATTCGTCTACGACATGAGCGAACTGTCCTCCCACATCAAGATGTCCCCGGCTAAACTGGCGGACTTCATCGACCTCATGAACACCAACGGAAAGGCCTCCTTCACCCACATCTGCCCAACTTCTTTCAAGACAGACCTCCCACTGAAGGACATCATAGCGCTCTACAAGGAGTGCAGCCCCGATTCGAAGAAGTGA
- the hisH gene encoding imidazole glycerol phosphate synthase subunit HisH: MPLSIHITDYGVGNLYSIRRSLENCGAKVTVVEDIKDLMDAECIVFPGVGAFDKTMEKLLPYRDQICDMLRGGMPALGICIGMQILFEGSEEGKSPGLGLYKGRVEKLDRETIPHMGWNQVVSDDPLLNGTPDNNYYFVHSYFGNPKEDITLGTTEYEGKTFPSFFRKFNTYGTQFHPEKSSSSGRKVLQNFISFAEENL, translated from the coding sequence ATGCCGCTGAGCATCCACATCACAGATTACGGAGTTGGGAACCTCTACTCCATTCGCAGGTCCCTCGAGAACTGCGGTGCAAAGGTCACCGTGGTCGAGGACATCAAGGACCTCATGGACGCCGAATGCATTGTGTTCCCCGGAGTGGGGGCATTCGACAAGACCATGGAGAAGCTCCTTCCGTACAGGGACCAGATATGCGACATGCTGAGGGGAGGCATGCCCGCACTCGGAATATGCATCGGAATGCAGATACTGTTCGAGGGCAGCGAGGAGGGCAAATCCCCTGGACTCGGACTCTACAAGGGCAGGGTTGAGAAGCTGGACCGCGAGACCATACCCCACATGGGATGGAACCAGGTCGTGTCGGACGATCCATTGCTGAATGGCACGCCTGACAACAACTACTACTTCGTCCACTCCTACTTCGGCAATCCCAAAGAGGACATAACTCTGGGTACCACCGAATACGAGGGGAAGACGTTCCCGTCGTTCTTCAGGAAGTTCAACACATACGGGACGCAGTTCCATCCCGAGAAGAGCAGCTCATCAGGCAGGAAGGTGCTGCAGAATTTCATCTCATTCGCGGAGGAGAACCTATGA
- a CDS encoding NTPase — translation MITDIKIGITGLPGSGKTYALLRVVDMLRSEEEISIGGMVDEPIQKDRKKVGFTVRNLLTGQQQVFASTEIESKIMVGKIGVDLAKLEEVGVQAIRDAMEQCDVIVIDEVGKMEVESEAFVNIVKESLEVDKPMIITLHKKSRNPLLQDIRRRDDVRILEVTPTNRNLLPYKIVRLMHGENV, via the coding sequence ATGATCACCGATATCAAAATTGGTATAACAGGACTTCCCGGATCGGGAAAGACCTATGCTCTTCTGCGTGTAGTGGACATGCTAAGGTCGGAAGAGGAGATTTCTATCGGCGGCATGGTCGATGAGCCCATCCAAAAAGATAGGAAAAAGGTGGGTTTCACCGTCAGGAATCTTCTAACTGGACAGCAACAGGTCTTCGCCAGCACCGAAATTGAAAGCAAGATCATGGTGGGGAAGATAGGAGTGGACCTGGCCAAACTGGAAGAGGTCGGAGTCCAGGCCATCAGGGATGCCATGGAGCAATGCGATGTCATCGTCATCGACGAAGTCGGAAAGATGGAGGTCGAGAGCGAGGCATTCGTCAACATCGTCAAAGAGTCCCTCGAGGTCGACAAACCGATGATCATCACTCTCCACAAGAAATCCAGGAACCCCCTCCTTCAGGACATAAGGAGGAGGGATGACGTCAGGATTCTGGAGGTCACCCCTACGAACAGGAACCTCCTTCCCTACAAAATCGTCCGCCTGATGCACGGAGAGAATGTTTGA
- a CDS encoding 1-(5-phosphoribosyl)-5-[(5-phosphoribosylamino)methylideneamino] imidazole-4-carboxamide isomerase, with the protein MRIIPAVDVMDHQVVQLVGGKPGSQQIVMPDPLKVAQMWIDKGADYLHLVDLDAAFGNPNNLEVFKKITAELGVPTEIGGGIRDAATIDDLVSAGVDRIIVGTKAVKEPEWLIEMADRHPGKIVLSMDTKAGRIAIKGWQESAQITIEDMFERIRDVPLAAVLNTNVDVEGQRKGIDRQQAEDFIKRCPAKVIASGGVTSIDDARILSEAGAEGAVVGLAMYTEVIKPWEWSNPWHV; encoded by the coding sequence ATGAGGATAATCCCCGCAGTCGATGTCATGGACCATCAGGTGGTCCAGCTGGTAGGCGGAAAGCCCGGAAGCCAGCAGATAGTAATGCCCGACCCTCTCAAGGTCGCACAGATGTGGATCGACAAGGGAGCCGACTACCTCCATCTGGTGGATCTCGATGCGGCATTCGGCAATCCGAACAACCTCGAGGTCTTCAAGAAGATAACCGCAGAGCTCGGTGTCCCCACGGAGATCGGCGGAGGTATCAGGGATGCGGCCACCATCGATGATCTGGTCTCCGCAGGAGTCGATAGGATAATCGTCGGCACCAAGGCGGTAAAGGAACCGGAATGGCTTATCGAGATGGCGGACCGTCACCCCGGTAAGATCGTCCTCTCAATGGACACCAAGGCCGGAAGGATCGCCATCAAGGGATGGCAGGAATCCGCACAGATCACCATCGAGGACATGTTCGAAAGGATCCGCGATGTTCCCTTGGCAGCCGTCCTCAACACCAATGTAGACGTCGAAGGGCAGAGGAAAGGCATCGACAGACAGCAGGCGGAGGACTTCATCAAGAGATGTCCCGCCAAGGTGATAGCATCAGGAGGAGTCACTTCCATTGATGATGCTAGGATCCTCTCGGAAGCTGGAGCGGAGGGCGCTGTCGTAGGTCTTGCGATGTATACGGAAGTTATCAAGCCTTGGGAATGGAGTAACCCATGGCATGTTTGA
- a CDS encoding nicotinamide-nucleotide adenylyltransferase encodes MKRNYDNYSLVVGRFQPLHKGHMDVIRKCAEESEHLTIGIGSAQYSHTPENPFTAGERYMMINKTLRDEGIENYSIVPIEDINRYPVWVAHVTSLVPPFRRVYSNNPLTRRLFVESGYEVRESPLYNREVFSGTEIRRRIICDEEWRSLVPEPVAKIIDDIDGVNRIKQISRGGNDAPLRG; translated from the coding sequence ATGAAGCGTAATTATGACAACTACTCCCTTGTGGTAGGCCGTTTCCAGCCCCTGCACAAGGGTCACATGGACGTTATCCGCAAGTGCGCGGAGGAATCCGAGCATCTGACCATCGGTATCGGAAGCGCGCAGTATTCGCACACACCCGAGAACCCTTTCACCGCCGGTGAGAGGTACATGATGATCAACAAGACGCTTAGGGACGAGGGAATAGAGAACTACAGCATAGTCCCCATCGAGGATATCAACAGGTACCCTGTATGGGTCGCCCATGTTACCTCATTGGTGCCCCCATTCAGAAGGGTGTACTCCAACAACCCTCTCACCAGGCGTCTCTTCGTGGAATCAGGTTATGAGGTACGCGAATCCCCTCTGTACAACAGGGAGGTCTTCTCGGGTACCGAGATCAGGCGCAGGATCATCTGCGATGAGGAATGGCGCTCGCTCGTCCCCGAGCCCGTGGCGAAGATCATCGACGACATCGACGGCGTGAACAGGATAAAGCAGATCAGCCGTGGCGGTAACGATGCCCCGCTCCGAGGTTGA
- a CDS encoding UPF0179 family protein codes for MAQITLIGKDHATVDSEFYYLGPMEECAECKFNKVCFNLEEGARYKVVSIRLQEHECHEFDGDSVTAVEVEKVCTPATVSKRQAMEGSKITYKGSECKNLSCENYALCHPIGKVPGTKYVVQKVNGDLDCPLGEKLVLVNLF; via the coding sequence ATGGCCCAGATCACTCTGATCGGCAAGGATCATGCCACCGTGGATTCCGAATTCTACTATCTCGGACCCATGGAGGAATGCGCAGAATGCAAGTTCAACAAGGTCTGTTTCAACCTAGAGGAGGGCGCCAGATACAAGGTCGTCTCCATCAGGCTCCAGGAGCATGAATGCCACGAATTCGACGGCGATTCGGTTACCGCGGTTGAAGTGGAGAAGGTATGCACCCCGGCTACAGTCAGCAAGAGGCAGGCGATGGAGGGCAGCAAGATCACGTACAAGGGATCCGAATGCAAGAACCTGTCATGCGAGAACTATGCGCTCTGCCATCCGATAGGTAAGGTCCCGGGGACGAAGTACGTCGTCCAGAAGGTGAACGGCGACCTCGACTGTCCCCTGGGAGAGAAATTGGTTTTGGTCAATCTTTTCTGA
- a CDS encoding desulfoferrodoxin family protein, with protein MVIYKCAKCPNAVEVIFKAACTPQCCGEPMIALEPKTDDFKNEKHVPYIEKQDGGFLVKVGKETAHPMEEDHYIVYIQICADGVMMRKYLKPGDKPEAFFKTDAKEVRAWEYCNKHGLWKSNQ; from the coding sequence ATGGTAATCTACAAATGCGCAAAATGCCCCAACGCAGTCGAGGTCATCTTCAAGGCCGCATGCACACCCCAGTGCTGCGGAGAGCCCATGATCGCTCTCGAGCCCAAGACGGACGACTTCAAGAATGAGAAGCATGTGCCCTACATCGAGAAGCAGGACGGAGGATTCCTGGTCAAGGTTGGAAAGGAGACCGCACATCCGATGGAAGAGGATCACTACATCGTCTACATTCAGATATGCGCTGACGGCGTTATGATGAGGAAGTACCTCAAACCCGGAGACAAGCCCGAGGCATTCTTCAAGACAGATGCCAAGGAAGTCAGGGCCTGGGAGTACTGCAACAAGCACGGACTCTGGAAATCCAACCAGTGA
- a CDS encoding dihydroneopterin aldolase family protein, giving the protein MTMTSREKTANDKFSCTERERAIFEAGIKLATVYHQFVGTPVNIDTVKQLEDTISRTIEVQPYVECAKIKIDRDSFVSDGDTYSYVSLTGDMIDAKVVIALGDSRVTAEMRYDEDLEYPLMYVSKIE; this is encoded by the coding sequence ATGACGATGACGTCCAGAGAGAAAACCGCCAACGACAAGTTCTCCTGCACCGAGAGGGAGCGCGCGATCTTCGAAGCCGGTATCAAGCTCGCAACGGTCTACCATCAGTTCGTGGGCACTCCGGTGAACATCGATACGGTGAAACAGCTCGAGGACACCATCTCCAGGACCATCGAGGTACAGCCGTACGTAGAATGCGCGAAGATCAAGATCGATCGCGATTCATTCGTCTCCGACGGGGACACCTACTCTTATGTTTCCCTGACAGGGGACATGATCGATGCCAAGGTCGTCATAGCCCTCGGTGACTCTAGGGTGACCGCCGAGATGAGATACGACGAGGATCTTGAGTACCCTCTCATGTACGTCTCTAAGATCGAATGA
- a CDS encoding CinA family protein: MPRSEVESLLDVLRSKGLRMSAAESCTGGMIGSLITDLPGASDVFLGSAVTYSNESKEALLKVSHETLLQHGAVSEETAREMALGSIEAYGSDVAVAVTGIAGPGGATETKPVGLVYIAVADGPRTIVTRNLFKGDRQSVREQTAMEAIRLLTELAEGRLRDSRDSYRYSEKRDSRR, from the coding sequence ATGCCCCGCTCCGAGGTTGAGTCACTATTGGATGTGCTCAGATCCAAGGGTCTGAGGATGTCCGCTGCGGAATCATGCACCGGAGGGATGATAGGTTCCCTCATAACGGATCTACCCGGAGCATCCGATGTTTTCCTGGGCAGCGCAGTCACATATTCCAACGAGTCAAAGGAAGCCCTTCTGAAGGTATCCCATGAAACGCTGCTCCAGCATGGGGCGGTCAGCGAGGAGACGGCGAGGGAGATGGCCCTTGGATCGATAGAGGCTTACGGAAGCGATGTCGCCGTGGCAGTCACGGGGATAGCTGGTCCCGGAGGAGCCACCGAAACAAAACCCGTCGGTCTTGTCTATATCGCGGTCGCAGACGGCCCCAGGACCATCGTGACCAGGAACCTTTTCAAAGGGGACAGACAATCCGTAAGGGAGCAGACTGCCATGGAAGCCATCAGATTGCTCACCGAATTGGCGGAGGGAAGACTACGAGATTCGAGAGACAGTTACCGATATTCGGAGAAGAGGGACAGCAGAAGATAA
- a CDS encoding transcriptional regulator, giving the protein MIVTYVLPTAKGALAKELVINHGMTQVQVAKIFGVTSAAVSQYLKGIRGQNSIIDKSAYRDDFYKLIEGLANGIAADGNLVEALCQVCNFVKESGLLKALYVNDGYSPEDIAKFDCPRHMIINCDNNEA; this is encoded by the coding sequence ATGATAGTGACTTACGTACTACCAACAGCGAAAGGAGCTCTTGCCAAAGAGCTTGTTATCAATCACGGTATGACACAGGTCCAGGTGGCGAAGATCTTCGGAGTCACCAGTGCCGCAGTCTCCCAGTATCTCAAAGGGATCCGCGGACAGAACAGCATCATCGACAAGAGCGCATACAGGGATGATTTCTACAAGCTGATCGAGGGGCTCGCCAACGGCATCGCCGCCGACGGGAATCTGGTCGAGGCACTCTGTCAGGTCTGTAACTTCGTGAAGGAGAGCGGACTGCTGAAGGCACTCTATGTCAACGACGGCTACTCTCCGGAAGATATTGCCAAGTTCGATTGTCCACGCCATATGATAATCAACTGTGACAACAATGAAGCGTAA